Proteins from one Rosa chinensis cultivar Old Blush chromosome 7, RchiOBHm-V2, whole genome shotgun sequence genomic window:
- the LOC112180293 gene encoding high-affinity nitrate transporter 3.1: MASRAGILLASVLLLSCLAETSYGVLFSTLKQSLIVTASHVEANGTLLKAGEDKISVTWGLNQSLPAGTDSAYKTVTVKLCYAPVSQVDRAWRKTVDNLVKDKTCQHKIVARPYNASMQTFEWTVERDVPTAKYFVRAYAYDAVEVAVAYGQNTGPKKDSNLFEVQSITGRHVTLDIVSVCFSAFSVLALAGFFIAEKTRAKSSKRSVGN; this comes from the exons ATGGCTTCACGTGCTGGGATTCTATTGGCTTCTGTGCTTCTCCTCTCTTGCTTAGCAGAAACCTCCTATGGTGTTCTCTTCTCCACTCTGAAACAATCTCTTATTGTAACTGCTTCACACG TTGAGGCAAATGGAACACTCCTGAAAGCTGGGGAAGACAAAATCTCTGTTACATGGGGTTTGAACCAGAGCCTCCCAGCTGGGACTGACTCGGCCTACAAGACCGTCACAGTGAAGCTCTGCTACGCGCCGGTGAGCCAAGTCGACCGCGCGTGGAGGAAGACAGTGGACAACCTCGTCAAGGACAAGACCTGTCAGCACAAGATCGTCGCCAGGCCGTACAACGCCTCCATGCAGACCTTCGAGTGGACAGTCGAGCGTGACGTGCCCACCGCCAAGTACTTCGTACGCGCCTACGCCTACGACGCCGTCGAGGTGGCGGTGGCTTACGGTCAAAACACGGGACCTAAGAAGGACTCCAACTTGTTTGAGGTGCAGTCTATCACCGGGCGCCACGTGACGCTTGATATTGTTTCCGTCTGCTTCAGCGCTTTCTCGGTTTTAGCCCTGGCTGGGTTCTTCATTGCTGAGAAGACGAGGGCAAAGTCGTCCAAAAGAAGTGTTGGTAACTAG